A portion of the Cellulophaga algicola DSM 14237 genome contains these proteins:
- a CDS encoding RagB/SusD family nutrient uptake outer membrane protein, producing MRTINTYRSFQVKPFLLVIIAFAMLLHSCEQFELDETPGKSSLAVEPYNSIEELDLAVTGIFGKLNKAAWMTTFYVNGWSGDDMTTHRESNKGDFREYDQRDISASNGRTATNWAGIYAMVKAANTVLINMEGVAFPADAARQKELVGQTYFLRGLMFYHLARIHGRIVLPLDLEINFERPLATQAEVYQQIESDLLNAESMLPVQTNIGASNPNSGTARAILARLYLDWAGFPEKDASKYALAASSAKQVIDNAGDHGFGLVDDISTLYTVAGRENIESIFTIAYCSSCGLPNRKTGKLGLPSDPQTQGWQETFAEIRFFEDMPEGARKDATYHTQVPLDENDKATAGDPVGGFLEWTSFVDQQQPLFKKIVGPFEEGTFGGFESDRNDYYMRYAEVLLIYAEASGESGTAGAEAWKALNDVRNRAGLPDVGPSDGTIQDLAFTERKWELAGEYLRWNDLVRKEQVEAALGGSARNPRVSINALTNEPITSETNAIIGSLAPSNYFVPLPQTEVDRNPNLAN from the coding sequence ATGAGAACAATTAACACATACCGTTCATTTCAGGTAAAACCATTTCTCTTGGTAATCATTGCCTTCGCTATGCTTCTTCATAGCTGTGAACAATTTGAATTAGACGAAACGCCAGGTAAATCTAGTTTAGCCGTAGAACCCTACAATAGTATTGAGGAATTAGATTTAGCCGTAACCGGTATTTTTGGAAAACTAAACAAAGCCGCTTGGATGACCACTTTTTATGTCAATGGTTGGTCTGGTGATGATATGACCACGCACCGAGAAAGTAATAAAGGCGATTTTAGAGAATATGATCAAAGAGACATCTCTGCTTCAAACGGAAGAACAGCCACAAATTGGGCAGGTATTTATGCTATGGTGAAAGCCGCTAATACTGTTTTAATTAATATGGAAGGTGTAGCGTTTCCTGCTGATGCTGCTCGTCAAAAAGAGTTAGTGGGGCAAACTTATTTCTTAAGGGGTTTAATGTTTTATCATTTAGCACGTATACACGGAAGAATAGTATTACCCTTAGACTTAGAAATAAACTTTGAAAGACCTTTGGCAACCCAAGCAGAGGTGTACCAGCAGATAGAGAGCGATTTATTAAACGCTGAATCTATGTTACCTGTACAAACAAATATTGGAGCTTCCAATCCTAACTCAGGTACAGCCAGAGCTATACTTGCAAGACTTTATTTAGATTGGGCAGGATTTCCTGAGAAAGATGCTTCAAAATATGCCTTAGCGGCTTCTAGTGCTAAACAAGTCATTGATAACGCTGGTGATCATGGTTTTGGCCTTGTAGATGATATCTCAACCTTATATACCGTAGCTGGTAGAGAAAATATAGAATCTATATTTACCATTGCCTATTGTTCATCTTGTGGTCTTCCTAACCGGAAAACTGGTAAACTTGGACTTCCAAGTGATCCTCAAACACAAGGCTGGCAAGAGACATTTGCAGAAATTAGATTTTTCGAAGATATGCCAGAAGGCGCTAGAAAAGATGCAACCTACCATACGCAAGTACCTTTAGATGAAAATGACAAAGCTACCGCAGGCGACCCTGTTGGAGGCTTTTTAGAGTGGACTAGCTTTGTAGATCAACAACAACCCCTATTCAAGAAAATTGTTGGTCCGTTTGAAGAAGGAACTTTTGGAGGTTTTGAAAGCGACCGAAATGACTACTATATGAGATATGCCGAGGTTTTACTTATTTATGCTGAAGCCTCAGGAGAATCTGGTACTGCAGGCGCAGAAGCATGGAAAGCATTAAATGATGTAAGAAATAGAGCTGGCTTGCCAGATGTAGGTCCGTCAGATGGAACAATTCAAGATTTAGCTTTTACAGAGCGAAAATGGGAATTAGCAGGTGAATATTTACGTTGGAATGATCTGGTAAGAAAAGAGCAGGTTGAGGCTGCACTCGGTGGTTCTGCTAGAAACCCAAGAGTTTCTATAAACGCACTTACCAATGAACCTATAACATCAGAAACAAATGCTATAATTGGTTCTCTAGCGCCATCAAATTATTTTGTGCCTCTACCACAAACTGAAGTAGATAGAAATCCAAACCTAGCAAATTAG
- a CDS encoding SusC/RagA family TonB-linked outer membrane protein, with protein MKNSFFKYSKKCLLLGIFLSLMGFYQGAAQKTVTGTVSDETGVPIPGANVIIKGTTKGAVTDFDGNFSITALAEEVLVISYIGHVSKTIAIGSQTSISVTLQSDVQQLDDVVVIGYGTVKKSDVTGSVSRIDSKSFEDQPVTRVEEALQGRAAGVTVAKANGQPGGAIKVRIRGVNSITGNNQPLVVVDGVLGGDLSTINPDDIAAMDILKDASATAIYGVRGSNGVIIITTKKGSGKGKINVNYFTSFSSSPNSVPRLGAEDFAIIENLRRTNSGGAAIYTESQIAAFAANGGTDYEQEILRTGISKNLAISANGSEGNIRYYFSGNYRDEEGIVINTGYNQLSIRSNVEAQVKDNFKIGLNVYGSRSENKNNTDRFGNGQGSFIYKALTWDPTTPVYNAAGEYNIRSSVASLNDNPVRSLNETRIRDNEERLNATINTTYNITDNFTYSLILGTQISSLNVERYAVEIGDDQLPHTSFNNNKNTSYQMSNIFTWQKEFGDIHDIKLTGVQEYSNSKFQGNGWNANDLSLQGRGFYFAELAPNSGQTVNNEFNERELSSFMLRAEYILDNNLFLTATGRYDASSVFREKERWGFFPSVALAYSLNDLIENSNSLSSLKLRAGWGQVGNQNIGPYSSFTTLGFNSYAANGTAATTGTFINSIGNPFATWETTSQLNVGIDLGFANGKGNISIDGYKKVTEDLLLNATIPDYDGGELGANTILKNVGEVENKGIDLTVGYDFITTENTNWSSNFSLSYVENKVTQLNDGLTTIIGQFQAPGGQGNILNFIEINQPLGQFNGATFLGTWKSTDDIPLNSEGIPIAKPGEAKYVLDENNEVKFGAIGNGTPKLTWGFNNTISIKNWDFNIFLQGVHGFDIYNIQQAAITGGAGDSRSFLSPDQVNQWTPTNETDIPAFAHLYESSRYVEKGDFIRLSNLTIGYTLKDIKTLNDVSIKLYAGGQNLFLITDYSGYDPESSSRRSAEGNEDVAPGINVGAYPNPRTYTLGAKIRF; from the coding sequence ATGAAAAACAGTTTTTTCAAGTATTCGAAGAAATGTCTTCTATTGGGGATTTTTCTCTCCTTAATGGGCTTTTATCAAGGAGCAGCCCAAAAAACAGTCACCGGTACTGTTAGTGACGAAACCGGGGTTCCTATTCCTGGAGCCAATGTTATTATAAAAGGCACTACTAAAGGAGCCGTTACCGACTTTGATGGCAATTTTAGTATTACAGCATTGGCAGAGGAGGTTTTGGTAATATCCTATATTGGCCATGTTTCTAAAACAATAGCTATCGGAAGTCAGACCTCTATAAGCGTAACCCTACAATCAGATGTGCAACAATTAGATGACGTTGTGGTTATTGGATATGGTACCGTCAAAAAAAGTGACGTTACAGGTTCCGTATCTAGAATAGATTCTAAGTCCTTTGAAGATCAGCCGGTAACTCGAGTTGAAGAAGCGCTACAAGGTCGTGCGGCAGGGGTTACCGTGGCAAAAGCTAATGGCCAACCAGGTGGCGCCATAAAGGTTAGAATTAGAGGTGTCAATTCTATCACTGGAAACAACCAACCACTTGTCGTAGTTGATGGTGTGCTCGGTGGTGATTTAAGCACCATAAATCCCGATGATATTGCCGCTATGGATATTCTTAAAGATGCATCAGCTACAGCAATATATGGTGTAAGAGGATCTAATGGTGTTATTATTATTACCACAAAAAAAGGGTCTGGAAAAGGAAAAATAAACGTTAATTACTTTACTTCTTTTTCTTCAAGTCCTAATTCCGTACCCCGATTGGGTGCTGAAGATTTTGCCATCATAGAAAATCTAAGAAGAACAAATTCTGGTGGAGCAGCTATTTATACCGAAAGCCAAATAGCGGCATTTGCTGCTAATGGTGGTACGGATTATGAGCAAGAAATTCTACGCACAGGAATCAGTAAAAATTTAGCTATTTCAGCCAATGGCTCTGAAGGTAATATTAGATATTATTTTTCGGGGAATTATAGAGATGAAGAAGGAATTGTCATTAACACTGGTTACAATCAATTGTCTATTAGATCTAATGTGGAAGCACAAGTAAAAGACAACTTCAAAATTGGCCTTAACGTCTATGGTAGTAGAAGTGAAAATAAAAATAATACAGATCGTTTTGGTAATGGTCAAGGGAGTTTTATTTATAAAGCCTTAACATGGGACCCCACTACTCCCGTGTATAATGCAGCAGGAGAATACAATATCAGATCTTCTGTGGCATCCTTAAATGACAACCCTGTGAGAAGTTTGAATGAAACTAGAATCAGAGATAATGAAGAAAGATTAAATGCCACGATTAACACTACGTACAACATCACAGACAATTTTACTTATTCTTTAATATTAGGTACTCAAATATCTAGTTTAAATGTGGAAAGATATGCTGTTGAAATAGGCGATGATCAACTACCTCATACCTCTTTTAACAACAATAAAAACACCAGTTACCAAATGAGTAATATATTCACTTGGCAAAAAGAGTTTGGTGATATTCATGATATTAAATTAACAGGAGTCCAAGAATATTCAAACTCTAAATTTCAGGGCAATGGATGGAATGCCAATGACCTTTCACTACAAGGACGTGGATTTTATTTTGCAGAATTAGCTCCTAATTCAGGTCAAACTGTAAACAATGAGTTCAATGAAAGAGAATTATCTTCATTTATGCTGAGAGCAGAATATATTTTAGATAACAATCTTTTTCTTACCGCTACAGGACGTTATGATGCCAGTTCTGTTTTTAGAGAAAAAGAACGATGGGGATTCTTTCCTTCTGTTGCCTTAGCGTATAGCCTAAATGATTTGATTGAAAACTCTAATAGTCTAAGTAGTTTAAAACTAAGAGCAGGCTGGGGACAAGTAGGAAATCAAAATATTGGCCCCTACTCTTCATTCACAACTTTAGGATTTAATAGCTATGCTGCTAATGGTACTGCCGCTACTACGGGTACTTTTATAAATAGTATTGGTAACCCTTTTGCTACTTGGGAGACAACTTCACAATTAAATGTTGGAATTGACCTAGGCTTTGCAAATGGAAAAGGAAACATAAGTATTGATGGGTATAAAAAGGTTACCGAAGATTTATTATTAAATGCTACTATCCCAGATTATGATGGCGGTGAATTAGGTGCTAATACGATTTTAAAAAATGTAGGTGAAGTAGAAAATAAGGGTATTGATCTTACTGTAGGATATGATTTTATTACTACAGAAAATACGAATTGGAGTTCTAACTTTTCATTATCCTATGTAGAAAACAAGGTTACGCAATTAAACGATGGTTTAACCACAATAATTGGACAATTTCAGGCTCCAGGGGGCCAAGGAAACATACTTAACTTCATAGAAATTAATCAGCCCTTAGGACAATTTAACGGAGCTACATTTTTAGGTACGTGGAAATCTACAGATGATATTCCCTTAAATTCAGAAGGCATTCCGATTGCAAAACCTGGAGAAGCTAAATATGTATTAGACGAAAATAATGAAGTAAAATTTGGTGCAATTGGTAACGGTACACCAAAATTAACTTGGGGCTTTAACAACACTATTTCTATTAAGAACTGGGACTTCAATATCTTCCTTCAAGGAGTGCATGGTTTTGATATTTATAATATTCAACAAGCTGCCATCACTGGTGGTGCCGGAGATTCCAGAAGCTTCTTATCTCCAGACCAAGTTAACCAATGGACCCCAACAAATGAAACAGATATTCCCGCATTCGCCCACCTGTATGAATCTAGTCGCTATGTAGAAAAAGGTGATTTTATCCGATTAAGTAACTTAACTATAGGCTATACTTTAAAAGATATAAAAACCTTAAATGATGTTTCCATTAAGCTATATGCAGGTGGCCAAAATTTATTCTTAATTACTGATTATTCTGGTTATGACCCTGAATCTAGTTCAAGACGAAGTGCGGAAGGAAATGAAGATGTTGCGCCAGGTATTAATGTTGGTGCTTATCCTAATCCAAGAACCTACACTTTAGGAGCAAAAATTAGATTTTAA